One region of Eupeodes corollae chromosome 1, idEupCoro1.1, whole genome shotgun sequence genomic DNA includes:
- the LOC129939359 gene encoding uncharacterized protein LOC129939359 → MKFGAVAAVLLVSLIASSMAVPAHKRMAYYHQQPSYYYQAQMLPQRMMYVQQSSPLTHARSTAFVAGDSVSAGSVLKDCIHPEDVASVEQQAAEASLDQGYPAAGGQVSAEFEGTFAGGYAPAPQEPEVPELPQAPAVENQVLEDAPAPVVPEAAPAAADLPSDNEAKVPREYNFEKPAEAEPEQPAVDSQVAEEAVPEAVPAVPEVPEVPEIPSANPEQAPEAPEAPAAPEVPEAPVAAAPAEIPLAAAPAPVVPVAAPAATPVAPPKRYLPPRKKVIVKLDEQSEAAADDDDDDVDSYRPARIPNARRPIKGNASKAPAKPAAKAPLPVGSFFPINFGGTSGGAIAIANSFSTGEGGSATSHAIAYGSPEAARAKAHPARRH, encoded by the exons ATGAAGTTCGGTGCCGTAGCTGCAGTGCTGCTTGTCAGTCTTATTGCCTCTTCCATGGCTGTTCCTGCTCATAAAA GGATGGCCTATTACCACCAGCAACCCTCCTATTACTACCAAGCCCAGATGCTGCCACAGCGAATGATGTATGTGCAACAATCGTCTCCACTCACCCACGCTCGTTCGACAGCTTTTGTAGCTGGTGACTCCGTCAGTGCTGGCTCAGTTCTGAAAG attgcaTTCATCCAGAAGATGTAGCCAGTGTTGAACAGCAAGCCGCTGAAGCTTCCCTTGACCAAGGTTACCCAGCAGCTGGTGGCCAAGTTTCTGCCGAATTCGAAGGAACCTTTGCTGGTGGTTACGCTCCTGCCCCTCAAGAGCCAGAGGTCCCTGAACTTCCCCAAGCTCCAGCTGTAGAAAACCAAGTCTTGGAAGATGCTCCAGCTCCAGTCGTCCCAGAAGCTGCTCCAGCAGCTGCTGATCTCCCAAGTGACAACGAGGCTAAGGTTCCACGTGAGTACAACTTTGAAAAGCCAGCTGAAGCTGAGCCAGAACAGCCAGCTGTTGATTCTCAAGTTGCCGAAGAAGCTGTTCCTGAAGCAGTTCCAGCTGTCCCAGAAGTTCCAGAAGTCCCAGAAATCCCATCAGCTAACCCCGAACAAGCCCCCGAAGCACCAGAAGCTCCAGCAGCACCTGAAGTTCCAGAAGCCCCCGTTGCCGCTGCTCCAGCTGAAATTCCACTTGCTGCCGCACCAGCTCCAGTTGTCCCAGTTGCTGCCCCAGCCGCCACTCCAGTAGCCCCACCAAAACGTTACCTTCCACCCAGGAAGAAGGTCATCGTCAAGCTCGACGAACAAAGTGAAGCCGCtgccgatgatgatgacgacgatgttGACTCCTACCGTCCAGCTCGCATCCCAAATGCCCGTCGTCCAATTAAGGGTAACGCCAGCAAAGCGCCTGCCAAGCCAGCAGCTAAGGCACCTTTGCCAGTTGGTTCTTTCTTCCCAATTAACTTTGGAGGCACCAGTGGTGGAGCCATTGCTATTGCCAACAGTTTTAGCACCGGTGAGGGTGGTTCAGCCACAAGTCAtgccatcgcttatggaagtcCAGAAGCTGCTAGAGCCAAGGCCCATCCAGCACGTCGTCATTAA